In Bacteroidota bacterium, a genomic segment contains:
- a CDS encoding tetratricopeptide repeat protein — protein MKCFIVAFVAMLLLACMPSFAQKSLKMVREGNKNYDKGDYKEAEINYRKAMAENATDYKAQFNLGDAMYKQKNYDEASRIFENIAKSDAGKDVISKAYHNLGNTLLQQKKYEESIEAYKNSLRVNPGDMDTKYNLEYAKKMLKQQQQQQQQQSQNQQNKDQNKDQNKDQNDKNKDQQNKDKQNKEQQNKDKEKQQQQQQQQGQISKEDAERMLNALMNQEKNTRDKLEKEKEKGTNSNFEKNW, from the coding sequence ATGAAATGCTTTATTGTTGCTTTTGTAGCGATGCTGTTGTTAGCATGCATGCCGTCGTTTGCACAGAAATCGCTGAAAATGGTTCGCGAAGGCAATAAAAATTACGATAAAGGAGATTATAAGGAAGCTGAGATTAACTATCGCAAAGCAATGGCCGAAAATGCCACAGATTACAAAGCACAGTTCAATCTGGGTGATGCCATGTATAAACAGAAAAACTATGATGAAGCGTCACGCATCTTTGAAAACATTGCGAAATCAGATGCCGGAAAAGATGTGATTTCAAAAGCATATCATAATCTCGGAAATACTCTGCTGCAGCAAAAAAAATACGAAGAGAGCATTGAAGCATACAAGAATTCACTGAGGGTGAATCCGGGCGATATGGATACAAAATATAATCTGGAATATGCTAAGAAAATGCTGAAGCAACAGCAACAACAACAACAGCAGCAAAGCCAGAATCAACAAAATAAAGATCAAAATAAGGACCAGAACAAAGATCAGAACGACAAGAACAAGGACCAGCAGAATAAAGACAAGCAGAATAAGGAGCAACAGAACAAGGATAAGGAAAAACAGCAGCAGCAACAGCAACAACAGGGGCAGATATCTAAAGAGGATGCAGAACGCATGCTGAATGCCCTGATGAATCAGGAAAAGAATACCCGTGATAAGCTTGAAAAAGAAAAGGAGAAAGGAACAAATTCAAATTTTGAAAAGAACTGGTAA
- a CDS encoding VWA domain-containing protein, whose translation MSQFEFQHIFFLFGWLLIPLFVLLYFFAVRWKTKALKRFGDIEVIAAMIKDRSKNRPVFKFILLMLAFVFLVAGIANLRSGSKVEKVKHKGVDIVIALDISNSMRAMDIKPNRLERAKMAISKLIEKFDGDQVGIVVFAGRAQTLVPVTPDYAAAKMMLSSAAPDLIPAQGTAIGAAIDLASVSFSSVSKNKKAIIIITDGENHEDDALTSAEKAAKMGIVIHTIGMGSPGGAPIPLDLEGNQLQFLRDNEGNTVVTKLNEPMLQKIAVTGKGTYVRATGSEVGLNVIYDEINKMQKSEYEANVFSDYEDLFPYFMMVALFFIIAELLIFERRTKLTRNINLFDRKLK comes from the coding sequence TTTTTTCCTGTTCGGATGGCTGCTGATACCGCTGTTCGTTCTGCTGTATTTTTTTGCGGTCAGATGGAAAACAAAAGCATTGAAACGCTTTGGCGATATAGAAGTGATTGCGGCTATGATAAAGGATCGCTCAAAGAACAGACCGGTGTTTAAGTTTATTCTGCTGATGCTGGCTTTTGTGTTTCTGGTAGCAGGTATTGCTAACTTACGTAGCGGTTCTAAAGTTGAAAAGGTAAAACATAAAGGGGTTGATATTGTGATAGCCCTCGATATTTCAAATAGTATGCGTGCCATGGATATCAAGCCAAATAGGCTTGAACGGGCGAAAATGGCCATCTCCAAACTGATAGAAAAATTTGATGGCGACCAGGTTGGAATCGTGGTGTTTGCGGGTAGAGCACAAACCTTAGTACCCGTAACGCCCGATTATGCTGCCGCAAAAATGATGCTGAGCAGTGCTGCGCCCGACCTCATACCCGCTCAGGGAACTGCCATTGGAGCCGCTATTGATCTTGCCTCCGTTTCTTTCAGTTCCGTGAGCAAAAACAAAAAGGCAATCATTATCATTACCGATGGAGAGAATCACGAAGATGATGCATTGACATCTGCCGAAAAAGCTGCAAAAATGGGTATCGTTATTCACACCATCGGTATGGGAAGTCCAGGCGGTGCGCCTATTCCGCTTGACCTTGAGGGAAATCAATTGCAGTTTCTTCGCGACAATGAAGGCAATACGGTCGTAACTAAACTCAACGAACCTATGCTGCAAAAGATTGCTGTAACAGGCAAAGGCACTTATGTGAGAGCCACGGGCAGTGAGGTGGGTTTGAATGTTATTTATGATGAGATAAACAAGATGCAGAAGAGTGAATATGAAGCCAATGTTTTTTCGGATTACGAAGACTTGTTCCCTTATTTCATGATGGTTGCACTGTTCTTCATCATTGCAGAATTGCTTATTTTTGAACGCCGGACAAAGCTTACGCGTAACATAAATTTATTTGACAGAAAATTAAAATAA